A region of Salirhabdus salicampi DNA encodes the following proteins:
- the ilvC gene encoding ketol-acid reductoisomerase codes for MAKVLYNGDIQEGVLKNKKVAVIGYGSQGHAHAQNLKESGFDVVVGLRQGKSWDKAVEDGLDVKTVAEAVQAAEVVMVLLPDEYQPKVYEEEIKPNLQAGNALAFAHGFNVHFNQVVPPADVDVFLVAPKGPGHLVRRTFEEGAGVPALYGIFQDVTGEAADIALAYAKGIGSGRAGVLKTSFQEETETDLFGEQAVLCGGLTSLVKAGYETLTEAGYQPEVAYFECLHELKLIVDLMYEGGMEYMRYSISDTAQWGDFKSGPRVINEETKQRMKEVLADIQNGEFAKGWILENQVNRPQFNAINENEKQHSIEQVGKELRELMPFVKKDNKKKKEVVSHGTR; via the coding sequence ATGGCAAAAGTACTTTATAACGGAGATATTCAAGAAGGGGTATTGAAAAATAAAAAGGTAGCAGTTATTGGTTATGGATCACAAGGTCATGCTCATGCCCAAAACTTAAAAGAAAGTGGATTTGATGTTGTTGTTGGTTTAAGACAAGGAAAATCATGGGATAAAGCAGTAGAGGATGGACTGGATGTAAAAACTGTAGCTGAAGCAGTTCAAGCAGCTGAAGTAGTAATGGTACTATTACCTGATGAATACCAACCAAAAGTTTATGAAGAGGAAATTAAGCCAAATTTACAGGCTGGAAACGCGTTGGCCTTCGCGCATGGATTCAACGTGCATTTTAATCAAGTAGTACCACCAGCAGATGTTGATGTATTTCTTGTAGCACCAAAAGGTCCTGGACACCTTGTAAGAAGAACCTTTGAAGAAGGTGCAGGAGTACCAGCACTTTATGGTATTTTCCAAGATGTAACAGGTGAGGCAGCCGACATTGCATTAGCTTACGCAAAAGGAATCGGTTCAGGTCGTGCAGGCGTACTGAAAACTTCGTTCCAAGAAGAAACAGAAACAGATCTTTTCGGAGAGCAAGCTGTTTTGTGCGGAGGACTTACTAGTCTAGTAAAAGCAGGATATGAAACGTTAACCGAAGCTGGTTATCAACCTGAAGTTGCTTACTTTGAATGTTTACATGAACTTAAACTTATCGTTGATTTGATGTACGAAGGCGGTATGGAATATATGCGTTACTCTATCTCCGATACCGCTCAATGGGGTGACTTCAAGTCAGGACCACGTGTAATTAACGAAGAAACGAAACAACGTATGAAAGAAGTATTGGCTGATATTCAAAATGGTGAATTTGCCAAAGGATGGATCCTCGAAAACCAAGTGAACCGTCCACAGTTTAACGCAATTAATGAAAATGAAAAACAACATTCGATCGAACAAGTAGGAAAGGAGTTACGTGAATTGATGCCATTCGTCAAGAAAGATAACAAAAAGAAGAAGGAAGTGGTATCACATGGCACACGTTAA
- the ilvB gene encoding acetolactate synthase large subunit, translating to MKVEAKPEVQSGPVQKTGADLLVESLIKQEVDTIFGYPGGAVLPIYDALYKARESFDHVLARHEQGAIHAAEGYARVSGKPGVVIATSGPGATNLITGITDAMMDSLPLVIFTGQVARTVIGTDAFQEADVIGITTPITKHNYQVQNIEDLPRIVKEAFHIATTGRKGPVVVDIPKDISASPYNAVDTEADFHLPGYQPTTKPNPLQVKKLAEALKKAKKPVLLAGAGVLHGKATENLKQFAERHKLPVTTTLLGLGSFPGDHPQALGMAGMHGTYAANMALYECDLLINIGSRFDDRLTGNLKHFAPKAHVAHIDIDPAEIGKNVETHIPIVADSKEALNQLLVQATESPTIEEWQQKLEFYKAEYPLWYNRPEKAMTAQWLIETIYKESNGEAIVTTDVGQHQMWAAQYYTFAKPDRWVTSGGLGTMGFGFPAAIGAQIAKPNDIVIAIVGDGGFQMTLQELSLLQEKKIPVKVIIVNNEALGMVRQWQEKFYDERYSQSILNIQPDFVKLAESYEIKGLKIESQEELQQLLPELLASDEPVLLDCRVLQEENVYPMIAPGKGLHEMIGVKR from the coding sequence GTGAAGGTAGAAGCAAAGCCGGAAGTACAATCCGGTCCAGTTCAGAAAACAGGTGCAGATCTTCTCGTAGAATCGTTAATCAAGCAGGAAGTTGATACCATATTTGGCTATCCAGGAGGTGCTGTATTACCAATATATGACGCACTATATAAAGCAAGGGAATCCTTTGATCACGTACTCGCTCGTCACGAGCAAGGCGCCATCCATGCAGCAGAAGGCTATGCGAGAGTTTCTGGGAAGCCAGGTGTCGTAATTGCAACATCTGGACCAGGGGCAACAAATTTAATTACAGGTATTACAGATGCGATGATGGATTCTTTACCACTTGTTATATTTACTGGCCAAGTAGCACGCACTGTTATTGGTACCGATGCCTTCCAAGAGGCTGACGTAATCGGGATTACAACCCCAATCACGAAACATAATTACCAAGTCCAAAATATTGAGGACTTACCTCGTATTGTGAAAGAAGCGTTCCATATCGCGACAACCGGCAGGAAAGGACCTGTAGTTGTAGATATTCCGAAAGATATATCTGCTAGTCCATATAACGCAGTTGATACGGAAGCAGATTTTCACTTGCCAGGCTATCAACCGACAACGAAGCCGAACCCATTGCAAGTTAAAAAATTAGCAGAGGCATTAAAAAAGGCTAAAAAACCTGTTTTGCTTGCTGGAGCTGGAGTTTTACATGGTAAAGCGACTGAAAATTTAAAACAGTTTGCCGAAAGACACAAGCTTCCCGTCACGACAACTCTGTTGGGGCTTGGTAGCTTCCCTGGAGATCACCCACAAGCACTTGGTATGGCTGGAATGCACGGAACTTATGCAGCTAACATGGCTCTGTATGAATGTGATTTACTCATCAATATTGGGTCACGATTTGATGATCGTTTAACAGGGAACTTAAAACACTTTGCTCCCAAAGCACATGTAGCACATATAGATATTGATCCAGCTGAAATAGGGAAAAACGTAGAAACACATATCCCAATTGTTGCTGATTCAAAAGAAGCGTTAAATCAATTGTTAGTTCAAGCCACTGAATCTCCTACGATTGAAGAATGGCAACAGAAACTTGAATTTTATAAGGCGGAATATCCACTTTGGTATAACCGACCGGAGAAAGCCATGACAGCTCAGTGGTTAATTGAAACGATTTACAAAGAATCAAATGGTGAAGCAATTGTTACGACTGACGTAGGACAGCATCAAATGTGGGCGGCCCAGTATTATACATTTGCTAAACCGGATCGATGGGTAACATCAGGTGGACTTGGAACGATGGGATTTGGTTTCCCAGCTGCCATTGGGGCACAAATTGCGAAGCCAAATGATATTGTCATTGCCATTGTAGGGGACGGCGGTTTTCAAATGACGTTACAAGAACTTTCATTGTTGCAGGAGAAAAAGATTCCCGTAAAAGTCATCATCGTAAACAATGAAGCTTTAGGTATGGTACGACAGTGGCAAGAGAAGTTTTATGACGAACGTTACTCACAATCCATACTGAACATTCAACCAGACTTCGTAAAGCTAGCCGAAAGTTATGAAATAAAAGGGTTGAAAATTGAATCCCAAGAGGAATTACAGCAACTTTTACCTGAATTATTAGCAAGTGATGAACCTGTTTTGCTAGATTGTCGCGTATTGCAAGAAGAAAATGTCTACCCAATGATTGCGCCAGGCAAAGGATTACATGAAATGATTGGGGTGAAACGATGA
- the ilvN gene encoding acetolactate synthase small subunit, giving the protein MKRIITATVQDRSGVLNRITGLFQKRQFNIDSISVGQTETEGLSRMTFVVEVEDSQKLEQLMKQLNKQIDVLKVSDITDKAIVARELALIKVVSNGQVRSEIQGMIEPFRASVIDVSKESLTVQVTGKTDKIEALIDLLRPYGIKELARTGLTAFLRGHQPQVAEFNSYTQVK; this is encoded by the coding sequence ATGAAACGGATTATAACCGCAACTGTACAAGATCGTAGTGGAGTATTAAATCGTATTACAGGCCTATTTCAGAAGCGTCAATTTAATATAGACAGTATTTCTGTTGGTCAAACCGAGACCGAAGGATTATCAAGAATGACCTTTGTCGTTGAAGTCGAAGATAGCCAAAAGTTAGAACAATTAATGAAGCAATTAAATAAACAAATTGATGTTTTAAAAGTGTCAGATATAACAGATAAAGCGATTGTTGCTCGGGAACTAGCCCTCATAAAAGTTGTAAGTAACGGGCAAGTTCGAAGTGAAATTCAAGGGATGATTGAACCATTTCGAGCTTCCGTCATTGACGTAAGTAAGGAAAGTTTAACCGTCCAAGTCACAGGTAAGACCGATAAGATTGAAGCATTAATTGATTTGCTTCGCCCATACGGAATTAAAGAACTAGCAAGAACTGGTCTTACTGCATTTTTAAGGGGACACCAACCGCAAGTTGCGGAGTTTAATTCTTATACACAAGTAAAATAA